In Molothrus aeneus isolate 106 chromosome 3, BPBGC_Maene_1.0, whole genome shotgun sequence, a single genomic region encodes these proteins:
- the APLF gene encoding aprataxin and PNK-like factor isoform X1, whose protein sequence is MSCIPLLTEPACSCSEVQGATKTRNNDATSRFLVPLSDNNESKESKSIQRKRVLPSWMLERDLLVQRVSKPVTTGGSRKKKGQGRGEDLTESLKSELHLQQKKRLPSEETIEDFEGGEQDQGKRSCLAIPVPLSQNTSGFPLETTMRDMEASGKTETTNPGNSLEKNDRKLHSKWSKREGQISIKDNRIEETENKERIAGSTSRQAHWGRTSQYLGAQERILEPDANLDYNPEISDSARSAYASESSKLMRHKRTPCKYGSGCYRKNPIHFQQFSHPNDDDYHNMKMVAQDDDDSRPECPYGTACYRKNPQHKLEYKHSAPPVTGRGTRQRASSNGKRAVKKDGVNDGEANEYDLNDRFIDEEEDEEECEPTDEVSDWEPSSEEKDNEDVDTLVQETCRFVRIKK, encoded by the exons ATGTCCTGTATTCCATTGTTAACGGAACCAGCATGTTCCTGCTCTGAGGTACAGGGAGCCACAAAAACAAGGAATAATGATGCTACTTCCAGATTTTTG GTTCCTCTTTCTGACAATAATGAAAGCAAAGAGTCAAAATCTATTCAAAGAAAGAGAGTGCTTCCATCTTGGATGCTGGAAAGAGATCTTCTGGTGCAGAGGGTTTCCAAGCCTGTTACGACAGGAGGTAG tagaaagaaaaaaggccaAGGAAGGGGAGAAGATCTTACAGAGtcattaaaatcagaattacatctacagcagaaaaaaagattacCTTCTGAAGAAACTATAGAGGATTTTGAAGGTGGAGAGCAAGATCAAGGGAAAAGGAGCTGCCTTGCAATCCCTGTTCCTTTATCTCAG AATACATCTGGATTTCCTCTTGAAACTACCATGAGAGATATGGAAGCAAGTGGCAAGACTGAAACAACAAACCCTGGaaattctctggaaaaaaatgataGGAAGCTGCATAGCAAATGGTCTAAAAGAGAAGGTCAGATCTCCATTAAAGACAACAGAATtgaggaaacagaaaacaaagagcGCATTGCTGGCTCTACAAGCCGACAAGCTCACTGGGGCAGGACTTCCCAATATCTTGGTGCTCAGGAAAGGATTCTTGAGCCTGATGCAAATCTGGACTACAACCCTGAGATTTCTGATTCAGCTAGAAGTGCATATGCTTCAGAAAGCTCCAAACTGATGCGCCATAAGAGGACACCTTGCAAGTATGGAAGTGGCTGTTACAG GAAGAATCCCATTCACTTCCAGCAATTCAGTCATCCTAATGATGATGACTATCACAACATGAAGATGGTGGCTCAGGATGATGATGACAGCCGGCCTGAGTGTCCATATGGAACAGCTTGTTATAG GAAGAACCCCCAGCACAAACTGGAATACAAGCACAGTGCACCTCCAG TAACTGGAAGAGGAACACGACAACGAGCTTCAAGCAATG GAAAAAGGGCTGTGAAGAAGGATGGTGTCAATGATGGTGAAGCCAATGAATATGACCTCAATGACCGCTTTATAgatgaggaggaggacgaggaggagtgCGAACCTACTGATGAAGTCTCAGACTGGGAACCAAGTTCAGAAGAAAAGGATAATGAAGATGTTGACACACTTGTGCAAGAAACATGTAGATTTGTTAGGATCAAGAAATAG
- the FBXO48 gene encoding F-box only protein 48: MDAERAAGQDSAEGGRGGLGDFVSALPPEIISRIFSGLDVESLCHASVTCKGWHRVIDSNERLWRHHCLAVRAVCQREIDCDRGNGYSWKITLLRNYWKSKVKQQWLSGKYSNIPSQFSLPEKSMYPMDVDTWGEILEAELER; the protein is encoded by the exons ATGGACGCGGAGCGCGCTGCCGGCCAGGACAGCGccgagggaggaagaggaggactGGGTGACTTCGTGTCTGCCCTTCCTCCCGAGATCATCTCCCGGATTTTCAGTGGGCTGGATGTCGAGAGTTTGTGCCACGCGTCCGTGACGTGCAAGGGCTGGCACCGCGTCATCGACAGCAACGAGCGGCTGTGGCGGCACCACTGCCTGGCCGTGCGCGCCGTCTGCCAGCGGGAAATCGACTGCGACCGAGGGAATGGCTATTCCTGGAAG ATTACATTGTTGAGAAACTACTGGAAAAGCAAAGTGAAGCAACAATGGCTTAGTGGGAAATACAGCAACATTCCTTCACAATTCAGTTTGCCAGAGAAAAGCATGTATCCAATGGATGTCGACACGTGGGGAGAAATCTTGGAAGCAGAACTTGAGAGATGA
- the APLF gene encoding aprataxin and PNK-like factor isoform X2 produces the protein MSCIPLLTEPACSCSEVQGATKTRNNDATSRFLVPLSDNNESKESKSIQRKRVLPSWMLERDLLVQRVSKPVTTGGSRKKKGQGRGEDLTESLKSELHLQQKKRLPSEETIEDFEGGEQDQGKRSCLAIPVPLSQNTSGFPLETTMRDMEASGKTETTNPGNSLEKNDRKLHSKWSKREGQISIKDNRIEETENKERIAGSTSRQAHWGRTSQYLGAQERILEPDANLDYNPEISDSARSAYASESSKLMRHKRTPCKYGSGCYRKNPIHFQQFSHPNDDDYHNMKMVAQDDDDSRPECPYGTACYRKNPQHKLEYKHSAPPGKRAVKKDGVNDGEANEYDLNDRFIDEEEDEEECEPTDEVSDWEPSSEEKDNEDVDTLVQETCRFVRIKK, from the exons ATGTCCTGTATTCCATTGTTAACGGAACCAGCATGTTCCTGCTCTGAGGTACAGGGAGCCACAAAAACAAGGAATAATGATGCTACTTCCAGATTTTTG GTTCCTCTTTCTGACAATAATGAAAGCAAAGAGTCAAAATCTATTCAAAGAAAGAGAGTGCTTCCATCTTGGATGCTGGAAAGAGATCTTCTGGTGCAGAGGGTTTCCAAGCCTGTTACGACAGGAGGTAG tagaaagaaaaaaggccaAGGAAGGGGAGAAGATCTTACAGAGtcattaaaatcagaattacatctacagcagaaaaaaagattacCTTCTGAAGAAACTATAGAGGATTTTGAAGGTGGAGAGCAAGATCAAGGGAAAAGGAGCTGCCTTGCAATCCCTGTTCCTTTATCTCAG AATACATCTGGATTTCCTCTTGAAACTACCATGAGAGATATGGAAGCAAGTGGCAAGACTGAAACAACAAACCCTGGaaattctctggaaaaaaatgataGGAAGCTGCATAGCAAATGGTCTAAAAGAGAAGGTCAGATCTCCATTAAAGACAACAGAATtgaggaaacagaaaacaaagagcGCATTGCTGGCTCTACAAGCCGACAAGCTCACTGGGGCAGGACTTCCCAATATCTTGGTGCTCAGGAAAGGATTCTTGAGCCTGATGCAAATCTGGACTACAACCCTGAGATTTCTGATTCAGCTAGAAGTGCATATGCTTCAGAAAGCTCCAAACTGATGCGCCATAAGAGGACACCTTGCAAGTATGGAAGTGGCTGTTACAG GAAGAATCCCATTCACTTCCAGCAATTCAGTCATCCTAATGATGATGACTATCACAACATGAAGATGGTGGCTCAGGATGATGATGACAGCCGGCCTGAGTGTCCATATGGAACAGCTTGTTATAG GAAGAACCCCCAGCACAAACTGGAATACAAGCACAGTGCACCTCCAG GAAAAAGGGCTGTGAAGAAGGATGGTGTCAATGATGGTGAAGCCAATGAATATGACCTCAATGACCGCTTTATAgatgaggaggaggacgaggaggagtgCGAACCTACTGATGAAGTCTCAGACTGGGAACCAAGTTCAGAAGAAAAGGATAATGAAGATGTTGACACACTTGTGCAAGAAACATGTAGATTTGTTAGGATCAAGAAATAG